GTTTAATCCCCTATACCAAGGGGTCTGTGGACTAAAGTCTGGATTGTTGAAATAAACAACATCACCAGGTAAAAAATGATCGGAATAATCGGTGGAAATCCCGAGATCTGGGTCAGCGTGCCAGCTATATAAATAGATATCTTGGAAGGCATAGTTAAATAATGGCCTTCCAATACTTTTAAGTACTGCATGGTAAAAAATAATGATACAAGCAGTTGCACATTCAAATGCATACAGGGAACTATTTTTGTAAATGTCCAAAATGGCATCCGATGGAGTAGCGTTAGGCTTTAACAGAAACCCACCTGCGCTTGTTAATTTCCAGTAGTTATCATTACACCGGGCATTCTCAAAAGTATTAAATTCTGCCTCACTATTATTCATTAGCCTTGCGCTTTCAATAATGTTTTTACGCAGGTTTAGCTCAAATAAAAGGTCATTTTTGGAAGGATAGGAATATAAGACATGCGAGTCTAACATTTTTTGAGCAATCACTTGTTCCAAATTTCCAACATTCAGTTCCTTCGGCTGAAAAGGCATACCAGTAACATGTATCATGAAGTTCTCCCTTCATAGAATGGTATTGTTCATATCATATTCGAGCTAGCTATTGATTTTGAACCTTTATTTTGGGAAGTTTGAATAATGGAAAGAAAAAGACAAATAATGAAAGAAATGTGGAAAAGTAGAAAACAAGGAGATATGTCTTATGATTGGACTACCTCTTACTATAATTTTATCTGTGTCAATTTCATTACTCTATTTTTTTCAAAGGAAACGATTCAGCTTTTTAGAAAATTCTATCGTTTATATGGTTATGACCATCTTAACAACCAATGTTATAACTATCTTGTCTTTAAATTTTAGGTGGATAAAAAAGACAGAAAATCCATTTCTATTCCCCGCCGTTCTTCTTTACCGAGACATAATTATTCCGTTGCTTGTATTAATTTTTATTAATGTTTTTCATTCCAGCTCTACTTTGAAAAAAAGGTCTTTTTATTTCATTCTTATTTTTATTGGTTTGAATGGAATTGAAGCACTCTTAATTTTCCTTCATGTATTCGAATATCTCAATTGGAATCTTTTATATGCAGCCATTGTTAATGCTGCGTATTTATTGTGTGGATTATGGATTACAAAAATTGTTTTCTTTGTTTCTAAAAGGAGTCTACATCAATGACAGTGGTTTATGAAAAGGCCTTTGATTGGAATGAATGGTTAATTATTATTACCCTATTATTTTTAAATATTGTTATTTTAATCATTCCTAAACTTTTCACCGTGATTGAGGGGATTGCCTATTATTTGTACGGGATTGCGATTGTGCATTTCTTCGATCATACGACAAGTGTTAAACCATGGGATTTATATGATGTAAATGACAACTCAAACTATCAACTAATGGACTTCATTTATTATGTATTGAATGGACCCATTAGTTATATTTTTATCTACTTATATTTAAAGCTTAATATAAAGGGGCAACAAACGATTCTCTATATCCTTTTATGGTCAGGTTTCTCCGTTTTAGTTGAATGGTTCGGAGTTAAAATCGGTCTTTTTCATTACGATAAAGGATATAAAATGTACTGGTCCTTCCCAATATACATGGTAATTCAAACTCTCCTAATTATTTATTACCATATAATTCAAAAAACGAACAAATAATAAAATATCAGTGGATTGTTAGGTTTTGATTTTATTGATAAATCTGTAGTCGATGAAAAAGGGGTTAATAATGTTTCTTCGTCTTTTCAAAGTTTGTTCATAATTTGTTCATACTTAGTGGATATTCTATAAATAGTCAGAAGTGGTTATCCCATTCCCTTAGATTGAAATGTGTATAAGGAGTGATAAACATGAGTTTGGATGAACAAAAACCATTTGACAACGATACAGAATATCATACTGAGTTACAGAAGAAAGAAGAAATACCAAAAGATAAAAAGAAAGGAAGAGCTTTTTTATCCTCGATATCAGCAGGCGTGTTAGGATCAGCCATTACATTAGGCTTTGTGACATTTACTGATTCCTTTGCAAATGATGAGAATGTAGAAAATCAACCTAAAACAGAAGAAGTAACGACAACCCCTACGGGAAGTTCAAATGTAAATGCGACACCTGTTTCCACACAAACTGGTTCACTAGCCGATATCGTTGAGGAAGCATCGCAGGCTATTGTAGGAATCGTGAATATTCAACAACAGCGACAATTTTATTCGAATACAACACAGAATGTCCAAAGTGGGACAGGGTCTGGCATTCTTTTTAAAAAAGAGGAAGATCACGCCTACGTTGTAACGAATTATCATGTAATTGAAGGAGCTTATGATGTCGAAGTGTCCCTCTATAATGGTGAAAAAGCGTCAGCAAAATTAGTTGGAGCCGATCCATTAACTGACTTAGCTGTTTTAAAAATCGATGCAGAGCATGTAGATTCTGTTATTGATTTTGGTGATTCATCAAATCTACGTCCAGGTGACCAGGTGTTAGCGATTGGAAATCCATTAGGATTAGATTTATCTCGGACAGTAACCCAAGGTATTGTAAGTGCAGTTAATCGTTCAATCCCTGTGTCAACATCAGCAGGGGAATGGGAACTTAATGTTATTCAGACAGACGCCGCTATCAATCCAGGGAATAGCGGAGGTGCACTGATTAATACAAAGGGTGAAGTCAT
Above is a window of Bacillus carboniphilus DNA encoding:
- a CDS encoding protein-glutamine gamma-glutamyltransferase — encoded protein: MIHVTGMPFQPKELNVGNLEQVIAQKMLDSHVLYSYPSKNDLLFELNLRKNIIESARLMNNSEAEFNTFENARCNDNYWKLTSAGGFLLKPNATPSDAILDIYKNSSLYAFECATACIIIFYHAVLKSIGRPLFNYAFQDIYLYSWHADPDLGISTDYSDHFLPGDVVYFNNPDFSPQTPWYRGLNAVLMDDGKYFGHGFSIMTAEEVIDFLNQKRRPDSSEPAYLTRLRTKPSFDRLSGLTTYQRNHADYKKFHFVFHHNECSISFYNYLTYLQKYISS
- a CDS encoding CBO0543 family protein, translated to MTVVYEKAFDWNEWLIIITLLFLNIVILIIPKLFTVIEGIAYYLYGIAIVHFFDHTTSVKPWDLYDVNDNSNYQLMDFIYYVLNGPISYIFIYLYLKLNIKGQQTILYILLWSGFSVLVEWFGVKIGLFHYDKGYKMYWSFPIYMVIQTLLIIYYHIIQKTNK
- a CDS encoding S1C family serine protease, which codes for MSLDEQKPFDNDTEYHTELQKKEEIPKDKKKGRAFLSSISAGVLGSAITLGFVTFTDSFANDENVENQPKTEEVTTTPTGSSNVNATPVSTQTGSLADIVEEASQAIVGIVNIQQQRQFYSNTTQNVQSGTGSGILFKKEEDHAYVVTNYHVIEGAYDVEVSLYNGEKASAKLVGADPLTDLAVLKIDAEHVDSVIDFGDSSNLRPGDQVLAIGNPLGLDLSRTVTQGIVSAVNRSIPVSTSAGEWELNVIQTDAAINPGNSGGALINTKGEVIGINSLKIAQNGVEGLGFAIPSNDLVPIVNEIIQNGEVERPYMGVGLVSLDEVPHFYLPELPESVEGGAVVQNLDPNSAAAKAGIKVKDVIVSINGVEVKSSNEIRKYLYTELKVGDEVKLGIYRDGKPITISMTLTSKDSGI